From a single Stomoxys calcitrans chromosome 4, idStoCalc2.1, whole genome shotgun sequence genomic region:
- the LOC131996870 gene encoding uncharacterized protein LOC131996870 has product MNSNKVFGLLIISVLLVSALEPTPSSAAKVIFYGPPKVLHSQLLTMVSRKAPCPKGKIRDHRNICRKALTFSRLAPR; this is encoded by the exons ATGAATAGCAATAAAGTGTTTGGCCTGTTAATAATCTCCGTACTCTTGGTTAGTGCATTGGAGCCCACTCCAAGTTCGGCGGCAAAAGTAATATTTTATGGACCCCCGAAAGTGTTGCACTCTCAGCTCTTGACAATGGTGTCGCGGAAAGCGCCCTGTCCCAAGGGCAAAATAAGGGATCATCGTAATATTTGTAGGAAAGCTCTCACATTTAGTAGAT TGGCACCTAGATAA